TCCCGGGCTCGAGATTCCAACACGCCCCGGCTTGCCCGGGGCGTTTCTTTTGCGCGGCGGGTTCAGACGGCCGCAGGCAGCTCGCCGCCGGCTGCAGCCTGGGCTTTCCGAAGCGCCTGCAGCAGATCGTTCGGCCGAAACGGTTTCTGCAGGCAGACCACGCTGGCGAGGTGGGGCGACTGCTCCATGAAATCCAGCGCCGTCATTCCGGACACCGCAATGACGGGAAGCCCCGGGGCGCGCTCGCGCAGGGTCGCGATGACGTCGACACCGCTGATGTCGCCAAGGAAGATATCGACAATCGCAGCGTCAAAGGAGCCTTCCGCGAAGGTGTTCAGCCCGGCGGCCCCGCTGTCGGCCTCGGCAACCTCGTAATGATTGACCCGAAGCACGATCGCGACCATCGCGCGTACGTCCTTCTGGTCGTCGATGATGAGAATACGAGGCATGGGAACAACTCCCGCAGATTGATCAAATCGTTGATTCAAACCTGGAACCCGCCGCAACGGGAGGGCATTATGACACCGCCCAGTAAAGCGCATCTTACCCGATCCTCATTCCGCGTTCCCACCAAAATTAAGTAAGCTGTAACCCTCGGTTGAGTCGTTGCTGCAACAGTTCGCGACACGTGCCCAGAACGGGGTACCCGTGGGGGTCAAGAACGGCCAAACCTTGGAATTGCGGTGATGCTCAAGACGGGTCTGGATGAGATGAACGCGCCTGCGATCGACCGAAGCACGTTTCTTTCAACGTTGCCGGCCACATCGGCCGACCGGACCGCGGCATCATGGATCATCGGCGTTTCTTCGATCCTGTTCGCCTTGACGGTTCCGTTCGCAGGTATCCCGTTACTTCCAATGCCTGCTTTCGTCGCGAGCTATCAGGCAGCCCTGGCGGTGAGCGACATCGTCACGGCCGTGCTGCTGCTGTCGCAGTTTTCGGTGTTGCGGACCCGCGCCCTGCTGTGGCTGTCGAGCGGCTACCTGTTCACCGCTGCGGCAGCGCTGATTCACGCCCTCACCTTCCCCGGCCTGTTCGCACCGACCGGACTGTTTGGCGCCGGCGCCCAGACCACAGTCTGGCTCTACATGATCTGGCACGGCGCCTTCCCGCTGTTCGTACTGGGCTATGCCTGGCTGAAGGAAGAGGACGGCGGCCCCAGAATCCGTGGCGCGACACGCAACGCGATCTACGCCGTCGTGCTCGGCGTGATCGCGACCATCGG
The sequence above is drawn from the Bradyrhizobium amphicarpaeae genome and encodes:
- a CDS encoding response regulator — translated: MPRILIIDDQKDVRAMVAIVLRVNHYEVAEADSGAAGLNTFAEGSFDAAIVDIFLGDISGVDVIATLRERAPGLPVIAVSGMTALDFMEQSPHLASVVCLQKPFRPNDLLQALRKAQAAAGGELPAAV